The Pseudodesulfovibrio hydrargyri genome segment CTGATCTCGGCGAACAGGGTCTGCAGGTTGTCCTGCTCGTTGTAGACCGGCAGGACCACGGAAAACTTTTCTGCGTTGCTCATAGGGGTGATTCTCTACGGAATTCGGACGCGGTTGTAAACTTTTTGCTGGTCATTTACCCGTTTGACCAAGGATTTCGCGGCCCGGAAAATCTTTTGGGAATTTCTCTAAATTTGCTGTTGACAAAAATCCGGCATCAACCTAGAAACTGCTTCTCACGTGTCGCGGGGTGGAGCAGTACGGTAGCTCGTCGGGCTCATAACCCGAAGGTCGTAGGTTCAAATCCTGCCCCCGCTACCAAGGAAATCAAGCGGTTACATCTGAATGGGTGTAACCGCTTTTTCTTTTGTTCAAACGACGCGGGGTACCCTGTCGCAAGAAAAAGACAGCCCAGCGGGTTGACAAAGATTCGGTATCAACCTAGAAACGGCGTCTCACGTGTCGCGGGGTGGAGCAGTACGGTAGCTCGTCGGGCTCATAACCCGAAGGTCGTAGGTTCAAATCCTGCCCCCGCTACCAAAGAAATCAAGGGCTTACGGAAGACATCCGTAAGCCCTTCTTCCTTCCCTCTCTTCCCGCCCACCTCTCGACCATGAACGGACCGGCTTGCGAAGCATTCCCTCTCTCCGGATAAAGGCGGAGGAGAATGCCCATCCACGGCGTTTTGCCGGACAGTTGGGAAAACCTCCCTGCTTGATGCGCGCAGGATACGAGGAACACACTTGGCGAGGAGCAGGATTGTCCGCCGAGAGTCGCAGGACCGGGCATCAAAGAGGGATGCGGTAGACCAGCAGAAAGAAGTCGTATACTTGTCCCTCAAGGAGCGGAATACGACACCAGCAGCCAATAAGGTGAAATAATATGAATTTTAACGTGATCGACCTGGCGACATGGAACAGAAGGGAACATTTCGAACACTATCTGAACAATGTCCGTTGCTCATACAGCGTTGTCGTCAATATAGATATCACCGAATTTCGCAACCGACTTAAACTGCTTGGCCTGAAGAATTACGTTGCACAAATATATATCCTGGCTTGTGCCGTGAACAACTTTCCGGAATTCAGAATGAGCCTCGATAATGAAGGCCGCCTCGGGTACTGGGATATGGTGAATCCGCTCTATACCGTACTAAACAGGGAAAATGAGTTTTTTTCTTCCATATGGACTTGTTACGACAGATCGTTTGCACCATTTTATGACAGATGTACTGCTGACATAACTCAATTTTGCACAGGCGCTTTATTCCCAAAACCGGACTGTCCGACGAATATTTTTACCATATCAAGCGTGCCGTGGATTGATTTTAGCGCATTCAATATTAATGTTTTTTCTGACACACCTTACCTAC includes the following:
- the catA gene encoding type A chloramphenicol O-acetyltransferase, which produces MNFNVIDLATWNRREHFEHYLNNVRCSYSVVVNIDITEFRNRLKLLGLKNYVAQIYILACAVNNFPEFRMSLDNEGRLGYWDMVNPLYTVLNRENEFFSSIWTCYDRSFAPFYDRCTADITQFCTGALFPKPDCPTNIFTISSVPWIDFSAFNINVFSDTPYLLPILTIGKYIEERGRTMMPLAIQVHHAVCDGLHVGKFIENVKSLINDCKQWLPQ